The genomic window GGTGCCGGCTTGGGCGATGCGCCCGCCTTTTTCCAGCACGATCACTTCGTCGCCGAGGCGGAAGGCTTCGTCAATGTCGTGGGTGACCAGCACGATGGTCTTTTGCAGGCGCTCTTGGAGTTCGAGGAGCTGGGTCTGGAGTGAGTCGCGGACGATCGGATCCACGGCGCCGAAGGGTTCGTCCATCAGCAGGATGTCGGGGTCGGCTGCCAGGGCTCGGGCCACGCCAACGCGCTGTTGCTGGCCGCCGGAAAGCTGAGCGGGGTAGCGCTTATACAGTTCCTCGCCAAGGCCAACGGCTTGGAGGGCGTTCGTGGCGCGTCGATAGGCTTCTTGCTTGGATTCCTTATTTAATAGCGGCACCGTTTTGGCGTTCGCGAGGATTGTGCGGTGGGGCAGGAGGCCGCCCGATTGGATGACGTAGCCGATGGAGCGCCGGAGCGCCACGGGGTCGGTGCTTGAGATGTCCTCGCCGCGCACCGTGATTCGACCTGATGTTGGCGTGACCATGCGGTTTACCATCCGCAGGAGGGTGGTTTTGCCGCAGCCGGAGGAGCCAACGAGCACGGTAATTTTGCGCTCGGGAAAGGTGTAGGTGAAGTTTTCCACGGCGCGGGCTTGGCCGTAGTGCTTGCTAACCTGCTGAAATTCGATCACGGCTTGTCCCTTCGGAAGATCAAACTATAAGCGTAGTGGAATTTGTTCGAAGGGGGAGAAGAATAAATTGTCTGCGTAAACTAGACAAAGCGGTATGTTTCGTGCTTGGCTAAAGCGCATGTCTACTCCCGCCACCGTCGCCCCAGCTTATCGACGCCGCGTCATCGCCACCCTCATGTTCGTCCAAGTGATGGCCGGACTAGGCCACGGTGTGACCTTCTCCATGGGCTCCCTGCTCATTTCTGAGCTGCTCGGAT from Corynebacterium gerontici includes these protein-coding regions:
- a CDS encoding ABC transporter ATP-binding protein; the protein is MIEFQQVSKHYGQARAVENFTYTFPERKITVLVGSSGCGKTTLLRMVNRMVTPTSGRITVRGEDISSTDPVALRRSIGYVIQSGGLLPHRTILANAKTVPLLNKESKQEAYRRATNALQAVGLGEELYKRYPAQLSGGQQQRVGVARALAADPDILLMDEPFGAVDPIVRDSLQTQLLELQERLQKTIVLVTHDIDEAFRLGDEVIVLEKGGRIAQAGTPAELLANPASEFVAEFVGAKNSQRKLSTTTLNGRTVVVDASGKPIGVIE